The following proteins are co-located in the Planctomycetota bacterium genome:
- a CDS encoding prolyl oligopeptidase family serine peptidase, which produces MIASIFLAVVVPLNYPTTPTDDVVDDFHGTPVADPYRWLEGDGPEVRAFIDEQNAITDAYLDVESKPAIRARLEELTDYLRFSTPSRYGDTVIYTRNDGLQPQSVMYVRGGGDVEGDRVLIDPNTFSDDGTVALAGTTFTKDGALMAYAVSVGGSDQRVVKVRQVESGEDLADELTNMRFSGIAWNPDNTGFWYNQYPSDESRLNNRLRYHVLGEPQGDGAIVYTEPDDPELSLFPFVTDAGDYLVVYKSRGTDRRSGVMYREICDDCDPAKQGGFTELFPVQDARYSIVGNTDSTFYVLTDKDAPRRKLVAVDLLKPEIENWQTIIPEGEAVLETVGTIDGGFVAVHSKDGRSVLTVRDRTGGSVRNVELPGEGTVFGVDTDPQRETFTFGYTSYNFPSVAFAADEELGLEEVFPSTLDFDPSGFDVSLHFATSKDGTQVPLFVTHKKGLELDGDNPAILYGYGGFSIGQSPYFAPSLIAWLEQGGVYIFAGLRGGDEYGAEWHEAGKLENKQNVFDDFIASAEWAIDNGYTKPEKLAIRGGSNGGLLVAAVELQRPDLFGAVICQVPVIDMLRYHTFGTGRFWTVEYGNAMENPEHFEFMYAYSPLHNVEEGVLYPPTLVLTADGDDRVVPAHAFKYVATLQANADPNGIYLLHHQTDAGHGAGKPTAKRLDEAADIYAFLVKQFGMTWE; this is translated from the coding sequence GTGATTGCATCCATTTTTCTTGCCGTGGTTGTACCCTTGAACTATCCGACGACTCCGACCGACGACGTGGTCGACGACTTCCACGGCACACCCGTGGCCGACCCGTATCGCTGGCTCGAAGGTGACGGGCCGGAAGTTCGCGCGTTCATTGATGAGCAGAACGCCATCACCGACGCTTACCTCGACGTCGAGAGCAAGCCGGCCATCCGTGCCCGGCTCGAAGAGTTGACCGACTACCTGCGGTTCTCCACGCCGAGCCGGTACGGCGACACCGTCATCTACACCCGCAACGACGGCCTTCAGCCGCAGAGCGTGATGTACGTCCGTGGCGGCGGCGATGTCGAGGGTGACCGCGTGCTGATCGACCCCAACACTTTCAGCGATGACGGCACCGTCGCGCTTGCCGGGACGACCTTCACCAAGGACGGCGCGCTCATGGCATACGCCGTGTCCGTCGGCGGCTCGGACCAGCGTGTCGTGAAAGTTCGCCAAGTCGAGAGTGGCGAAGACCTCGCCGACGAGCTGACCAACATGCGGTTCAGCGGCATCGCGTGGAACCCGGACAACACCGGCTTCTGGTACAACCAGTACCCGTCCGACGAGAGCCGGCTGAACAACCGGTTGCGCTATCACGTCCTCGGCGAGCCGCAGGGTGATGGTGCGATCGTGTACACCGAGCCGGACGATCCGGAGCTTTCGCTGTTCCCGTTCGTTACCGACGCGGGGGATTACCTCGTGGTCTACAAGTCGCGTGGCACCGACCGCCGCAGCGGGGTGATGTACCGCGAGATCTGCGACGACTGCGACCCGGCCAAGCAGGGCGGCTTCACCGAGCTGTTCCCGGTGCAGGACGCCCGCTATTCCATCGTCGGCAACACCGACAGCACGTTCTACGTCCTGACCGACAAGGACGCGCCGCGCCGCAAGCTCGTCGCGGTCGACCTGCTCAAGCCGGAGATCGAGAACTGGCAGACGATCATCCCCGAGGGCGAGGCCGTTCTCGAAACCGTCGGCACGATCGACGGCGGCTTCGTGGCGGTTCACTCGAAGGACGGCCGCAGTGTGTTGACCGTCCGCGATCGCACCGGCGGTAGCGTGCGCAACGTCGAACTCCCCGGCGAGGGCACCGTCTTCGGCGTCGACACCGACCCGCAACGCGAGACGTTCACCTTCGGCTACACGAGCTACAACTTCCCGTCGGTTGCCTTTGCCGCCGACGAGGAGCTTGGCCTCGAGGAGGTGTTTCCAAGCACGCTCGACTTCGATCCGAGCGGGTTCGACGTGTCGCTGCACTTTGCCACGAGCAAGGACGGCACGCAGGTGCCGCTGTTCGTGACGCACAAGAAGGGGCTCGAACTCGACGGCGACAACCCCGCGATCCTCTATGGCTACGGCGGGTTCTCGATCGGCCAGTCGCCGTACTTCGCGCCGTCGTTGATCGCGTGGTTGGAACAGGGCGGCGTGTACATCTTCGCCGGGTTGCGCGGCGGCGACGAGTACGGTGCCGAGTGGCACGAAGCCGGCAAACTTGAGAACAAGCAGAACGTCTTCGACGACTTCATCGCGTCGGCCGAGTGGGCGATCGACAACGGCTACACCAAGCCGGAGAAGCTCGCGATCCGCGGCGGGTCCAATGGCGGCCTGCTCGTCGCCGCCGTCGAGCTCCAACGTCCCGACCTGTTCGGCGCGGTCATCTGCCAGGTGCCGGTGATCGACATGCTCCGTTACCACACCTTCGGCACCGGGCGGTTCTGGACCGTCGAGTACGGCAACGCGATGGAGAACCCCGAGCACTTCGAGTTCATGTACGCCTACTCGCCGTTGCACAACGTGGAAGAGGGCGTGCTTTACCCGCCGACGCTGGTGTTGACGGCCGACGGCGACGATCGTGTCGTCCCGGCCCACGCGTTCAAGTACGTCGCCACGCTCCAGGCCAACGCCGACCCCAACGGCATTTACCTCCTGCACCACCAGACCGACGCCGGCCACGGTGCCGGCAAGCCCACCGCCAAACGTCTCGACGAGGCAGCGGACATTTACGCATTTCTGGTCAAGCAGTTCGGGATGACTTGGGAGTAG
- a CDS encoding GyrI-like domain-containing protein, whose translation MNPRFEARPALTVVGYQIDTKPMSPEIGELWGKFGSAHDVQWPPSIGGGGAYGVMQYHEDTGVLTYMAGIPVAPDAQVPEGMHKWDVPETEYAIFSTVLDNLAETFTKIYNEWLPNADVDGGTGPALEWYGPGFHEKHLDVNVLIPIRRR comes from the coding sequence ATGAATCCACGTTTTGAGGCACGCCCGGCACTGACGGTTGTCGGATACCAGATCGACACCAAACCGATGTCGCCAGAGATTGGCGAGCTTTGGGGTAAGTTCGGTTCGGCCCACGACGTGCAATGGCCGCCATCAATCGGCGGCGGTGGTGCGTACGGCGTGATGCAATACCACGAGGACACGGGCGTGCTGACGTACATGGCCGGCATTCCCGTCGCGCCCGACGCGCAGGTGCCCGAGGGCATGCACAAGTGGGACGTACCGGAGACCGAGTACGCGATTTTCAGCACCGTCCTGGACAACCTCGCCGAGACGTTCACGAAGATTTACAACGAGTGGCTCCCCAATGCCGACGTTGACGGTGGCACCGGGCCCGCGCTCGAGTGGTATGGCCCCGGCTTCCACGAGAAGCACCTCGACGTGAACGTCCTGATCCCGATTCGTCGGCGGTAA